A single window of Sparus aurata chromosome 12, fSpaAur1.1, whole genome shotgun sequence DNA harbors:
- the LOC115592216 gene encoding tripartite motif-containing protein 16-like, producing the protein MAQKAVQLDEEIISCPICLDPLNDPVTIPCGHSYCITCINDHWDKEDEKRIYSCPQCRKSFIPRPELLKNTMLAALVEELKKTGLQAAPADHCYAGPEDVACDFCTGRKLRAVKSCLQCVASYCEKHLQPHYQSAAFKKHKLVEPSEKLQENICSRHDEVMKMFCRTDQQCICYLCSVEEHKGHDTVSAAAERTERQRELEGSRHNIQQRIQDREEDVKLLQQEVEAINGSADKAVEHSEKIFTQLICLMEERCFDVKQQVRSQQEIAVSRVKELQEKLEQEITELKRKDAELKKLSHTEDHNQFLHNYPSLSALSESTHSSSIKIRPLKYFEDVTAAVSEVRDKLQDVLRETWTNISLTETEVDVLLPQPENMTRADFLRYSCEITLDPNTANTQLLLSEGNRKATRVSQQQSYSRHPDRFTVWEQVLSRESLTGCCYWEVEWRGRGVNVAVAYKNISRAGISHQCVFGSNDKSWRLIFDTDSYYFSYDKVKTPVSGPRSSRVGVYLDHSAGILSFYSVSDTMTLLHRVQTTFTHPLYAGLRFCFCGDSAEFCKLK; encoded by the coding sequence ATGGCTcagaaagcagttcagctggacGAAGAAATAATTTCTTGTCCGATCTGTTTGGATCCACTGAATgatccggtgactattccctgtggacacagctattGCATTACATGTATTAATGATCACTGGGACaaagaggatgagaagaggatctacagctgccctcagtgcaggaagagcttcataCCGAgacctgagctgctgaaaaacaccatgttagcagctttagtggaggagctgaagaagactggactccaagctgctcctgctgatcactgctatgctggacctgaagatgtggcctgtgatttctgcactgggaggaaactgagagcagttaagtcctgtctgcagtgtgtggcctcttactgtgagaaacacctgcagcctcattaTCAATCAGCAGCAtttaagaaacacaagctggtggagccgtcagagaagctccaggagaacatctgctctcgtcatgatgaggtgatgaagatgttctgtcgtactgatcagcagtgtatctgttatctctgctctgtagaggaacataaaggccacgacacagtgtcagctgcagcagagaggactgagaggcagagagagctggaggggagtcgacacaacatccagcagagaatccaggacagagaggaagatgtgaagctgcttcaacaggaggtggaggccatcaatggctctgctgataaagcagtggagcacagtgagaagatctttaCCCAGCTGATCtgtctcatggaggaaagatgctttgatgtgaagcagcaggtcagatcccagcaggaaattgcagtgagtcgagtcaaagagcttcaggagaagctggagcaggagatcactgagctgaagaggaaagacgctgagctgaagaagctctcacacacagaggatcacaaccagtttctacacaactacccctcactgtcagcacttagtgagtctacacactcatccagcatcaagatccgtcctctcaagtactttgaggatgtgacagcagctgtgtcagaggtcagagacaaactacaggacgtcctgagagagacatggacaaacatctcactgacagagactgaagtggatgttttactgccaCAACCAGAAAACAtgaccagagctgacttcttaagatattcatgtgaaatcacactggatccaaacacagcaaacacacagctgttattatctgaggggaacagaaaagcaacaagagtgagtcaacaacagtcttattctagACACCCTGACAGATTCACTGTATGGGagcaggtcctgagtagagagagtctgactggatgctgttactgggaggtggagtggagagggagaggagttaATGTAGCAGttgcatacaagaatatcagcagagcagggattTCACATCAATGTGTATTTGGATccaatgacaaatcttggaggTTAATTTTCGACACAGACAGTTATTACTTTAGTTACGACAAAGTCAAAACTCCTgtctcaggtcctcggtcctccagagttggagtgtacctggatcacagtgcaggtattctgtccttctacagcgtctctgacaccatgactctcctccacagagtccagaccacattcactcatcctctctatgctggacttcGGTTCTGCTTTTGTGGAGACTCTGCTGAGTTTTGTAAACTCAAATAG
- the LOC115592990 gene encoding uncharacterized protein LOC115592990 — translation MAQKAVQLDRDTFSCPICLNLLKEPVTTPCGHNYCKNCIKDHWDTEDEKRIYSCPQCRKSFIPRLELLKNTVLEVVVEELKKTGLQAAPADLCYAGPEDVACDVCTGRKLRAVKSCLVCLASFCGTHLQPHYESPTFKKHKLVEPDKKLQENICSRHDEVMKMFCRTDQQCICYRCSVDEHKGHDTVSAAAERTERQRELEGSRHNIQQRIQDRQEDVKVLQQEVEAINGSADKAVEHSEKIFTQLIRLMEKRRSDVKQQVRSQQETEVSRVKELQEKLEQEITELKRKDAELKKLSDTEDHNQFLHNYPSLSALSESTHSSSIKIRPLKYFDDVTAAVSEVRDKLQDVLRETWTNISLTVTDVDVLLSQPENWTRADFLRYSCEITLDPNTAQTRLLLSEGNREATRMTTCQSYPDHPDRFTNCYQVLSRRSLTGRCYWEVERGGDGVGVAVAYKNISRAGSSDECKFGFNDKSWMLVFSKNKYNFVYNEVQTLVSGPRSSRVGVYLDHSAGILSFYSVSDTMTLLHRVQTTFTQPLYAGVHFDWWSSGGSAEFCKLKIKAQTSFSYQEVKLRQSLSLRGEMAQKGVQLDRETFSCPICLDLLKDPVTTPCGHSYCKNCIKDHWDTEDEKWIYSCPQCRKSFIPRPELLKNTMLAVLVEELKKTGLQAAPADHCYAGPEDVACDVCAGRKLRALKSCLFCLASYCEKHLQPLHESSSFQNHILVEPSKKLQENICSRHDEVMKMFCRTDQQCICYLCSVEEHKGHDTVSAAAERTERQRELEGSRHIIQQRIQDREEDVKLLQQEVEAINGSADKAVEHSEKIFTQLIRLLRKRRSDVKQQVRSQQETEVSRVKELQEKLEQEITELKRKDAELKKLSHTEDHNQFLHNYPSLSALSESTHSSSIKIRSLKYFEDVTAAVSEVRDKLQDVLRETWTNISLTVTDVDVLMPQPEPKTRAGFLRYSCEITLDPNTAYRRLLLSEGNRKATYRTQQQFYSSHPDRFTGWEQVLSRESLTGRCYWEVEWRGGVGVAVAYKNISRAGNSDECVFGSNDKSWRLFCSTDSYYFWYNNVQTPVSGPWSSRVGVYLDHSAGILSFYSVSDTMTLLHRVQTTFTQPLYAGLRFCLSGDSVEFCKLK, via the exons ATGGCgcagaaagcagttcagctggaccgagaCACTTTCTCTTGTCCAATCTGTTTGAATCTACTCAAGGAACCGGTGactactccctgtggacacaactactgcaagaactgtattaaagaccactgggacacagaggatgagaagaggatctacagctgccctcagtgcaggaagagcttcataCCGAGGcttgagctgctgaaaaacaccgtGTTAGAAGTtgtagtggaggagctgaagaagactggactccaagctgctcctgctgatctctgctatgctggacctgaagatgtggcctgtgatgtctgcactgggaggaaactgagagcagttaagtcCTGTCTGGTCTGTCTGGCCAGTTTCTGTGGGACACACCTCCAGCCTCATTATGAATCACCTACAtttaagaaacacaagctggtggagcctgacaagaagctccaggagaacatctgctctcgtcatgatgaggtgatgaagatgttctgccgtactgatcagcagtgtatctgttatcgctgctctgtggacgaacataaaggccacgacacagtgtcagctgcagcagagaggactgagaggcagagagagctggaggggagtcgacacaacatccagcagagaatccaggacagacaggaagatgtgaaggtgcttcaacaggaggtggaggccatcaatggctctgctgataaagcagtggagcacagtgagaagatcttcacccagctgatccgtctcatggagaaaagacgctctgatgtgaagcagcaggtcagatcccagcaggaaactgaagtgagtcgagtcaaagagcttcaggagaagctggagcaggagatcactgagctgaagaggaaagacgctgagctgaagaagctctcagacacagaggatcacaaccagtttctacacaactacccctcactgtcagcactcagtgagtctacacactcatccagcatcaagatccgtcctctcaagtactttgatgatgtgacagcagctgtgtcagaggtcagagacaaactacaggacgtcctgagagagacatggacaaacatctcactgacagtgactgatgtggatgttttactgtcacaacCAGAGAACTggaccagagctgacttcttaagatattcatgtgaaatcacactggatccaaacacagcacagacacGTCTGTTATTATCCGAGGGAAACAGAGAAGCAACAAGAATGACAACATGTCAGTCTTATCCtgatcacccagacagattcactaaCTGTtatcaggtcctgagtagaaggagtctgactggacgttgttactgggaggtggagaggggaggagatggagttggtgtagcagtcgcatacaagaatatcagcagagcagggagctcAGATGAATGTAAATTTGGAttcaatgacaaatcttggatgttagttttttccaaaaacaaatatAACTTTGTTTACAACGAAGTCCAAACTCTcgtctcaggtcctcggtcctccagagttggagtgtacctggatcacagtgcaggtattctgtccttctacagcgtctctgacaccatgactctcctccacagagtccagaccacattcactcagcctctctatgctggagttCACTTTGACTGGTGGTCTTCTGGAGGCTCTGCTGAGTTTTGTAAACTCAAA ATTAAAGCTCAGACTAGTTTtagttatcaggaagtgaagctcagacagTCGTTgtcactgagaggtgaaatggcaCAGAAAGGagttcagctggaccgagagactttctcttgtccgatctgtttggatctactgaaggatccagtgactactccctgtggacacagctactgcaagaactgtattaaagaccactgggacacagaagATGAGAAGTggatctacagctgccctcagtgcaggaagagcttcataccgaggcctgagctgctgaaaaacaccatgttagcagttttagtggaggagctgaagaagactggactccaagctgctcctgctgatcactgctatgctggacctgaagatgtggcctgtgatgtctgcgctgggaggaaactgagagccctcaagtcctgtttgttctgtctggcttcttactgtgagaaacacctgcagcctctTCATGAATCATCTTCATTTCAAAACCACATCCTGGTGGAACCATCcaagaagctccaggagaacatctgctctcgtcatgatgaggtgatgaagatgttctgccgtactgatcagcagtgtatctgttatctctgctctgtggaggaacataaaggccacgacacagtgtcagctgcagcagagaggactgagaggcagagagagctggaggggagtcgacacatcatccagcagagaatccaggacagagaggaagatgtgaagctgcttcaacaggaggtggaggccatcaatggctctgctgataaggcagtggagcacagtgagaagatcttcacccagctgatccgtctcttgaggaaaagacgctctgatgtgaagcagcaggtcagatcccagcaggaaactgaagtgagtcgagtcaaagagcttcaggagaagctggagcaggagatcactgagctgaagaggaaagacgctgagctgaagaagctctcacacacagaggatcacaaccagtttctacacaactacccctcactgtcagcactcagtgagtctacacactcatccagcatcaagatccgttctctcaagtactttgaggatgtgacagcagctgtgtcagaggtcagagacaaactacaggacgtcctgagagagacatggacaaacatctcactgacagtgactgatGTGGATGTTTTAATGCCACAACCAGAGCCCAAGACCAGAGCTGGATTTTtaagatattcatgtgaaatcacactggatccaaacacagcataCAGACgtctgttattatctgaggggaacagaaaagcaacataccggacacagcaacagttttattctagtcacccagacagattcactgggTGGGagcaggtcctgagtagagagagtctgactggacgttgttactgggaggtggagtggagaggaggagttggtgtagcagtcgcatacaaaaatatcagcagagcagggaacTCAGATGAATGTGTATTTGGATccaatgacaaatcttggaggTTATTTTGTTCCACAGACAGTTATTACTTTTGGTACAACAATGTCCAAACTCCTGTCTCAGGTCCTtggtcctccagagttggagtgtacctggatcacagtgcaggtattctgtccttctacagcgtctctgacaccatgactctcctccacagagtccagaccacattcactcagcctctgtATGCTGGACTTCGGTTCTGCTTGTCTGGAGACTCTGTTGAGTTTTGTAAACTCAAATAG
- the LOC115592989 gene encoding tripartite motif-containing protein 16-like, with translation MMKLVHQQGNDAELKKLSHTEDHNQFLHNYPSLSALSESTHSSRIHIRPLKYFEDVTAAVSEVRDKLQDVLRETWTNISLTESEVYVLLPKPENMTRADFLRYSCEITLDPNTTNRELLLSEGNRKATRVSQQQSYSSHPDRFTRWWQVLSRECLTGRCYWEVERRGVVGVAVAYKNISRAGYSNESLFGHNDKSWRLFCSRDSYNFWYSKVKIPISGPRSSRVGVYLDHSAGILSLYSVSDTMTLLHRVQTTFTQPLYAGLQFGWSGVSAEFCELK, from the exons atgatgaagctggtccaccagcaag ggaatgatgctgagctgaagaagctctcacacacagaggatcacaaccagtttctacacaactacccctcactgtcagcactcagtgagtctacgcACTCATCCCGCATCCatatccgtcctctcaagtactttgaggatgtgacagcagctgtgtcggaggtcagagacaaactacaggacgtcctgagagagacatggacaaacATCTCGCTGACAGAGAGTGAAGTGTATGTTTTACTGCCAAAACCAGAGAACAtgaccagagctgacttcttaagatattcatgtgaaatcacactggatccaaacacaacaaacagagagctgttattatctgaagggaacagaaaagcaacaagagtgagtcaacaacagtcttattctagtcacccagacagattcactcgGTGGTggcaggtcctgagtagagagtgtctgactggacgttgttactgggaggtggaaaGGAGAGGAGTAGTTGGTGTAGCAGttgcatacaagaatatcagcagagcagggtaCTCAAATGAAAGTTTGTTTGGAcacaatgacaaatcttggaggTTATTTTGTTCCAGAGACAGTTATAACTTTTGGTACAGCAAAGTCAAAATTCCTAtctcaggtcctcggtcctccagagttggagtgtacctggatcacagtgcaggtattctgtccttatacagcgtctctgacaccatgactctcctccacagagtccagaccacattcactcagcctctctatgctggacttcAGTTTGGCTGGTCTGGGGTCTCTGCTGAGTTTTGTGAACTCAAAtag
- the LOC115592214 gene encoding tripartite motif-containing protein 16-like isoform X1 yields MAQKGVQLDGETFSCPICLDLLKDPVTTPCGHSYCKNCIKDHWDTEDEKRIYSCPQCRKSFIPRPELLKNTMLAALVEELKKTGLQAAPADHCYAGPEDVACDFCTGRKLRAVKSCLQCVASYCEKHLQPHYESPTFKKHKLVEPSKKLQENICSRHDEVMKMFCRTDQQCICYLCSVEEHKGHNTVSTAAERTERQRELEGSRHNIQQRIQDREEDVKLLQQEVEAINGSADKAVEHSEKIFTQLIRLMEERRSDVKQQVRSQQETEVSRVKELQEKLEQEITELKRKDAELKKLSHTEDHNQFLHNYPSLSALSESTHSSSIKIRPLKYFEDVTAAVSEVRDKLQDVLRETWTNISLTVTEVDVLLSQPEPETRADFLRYSCEITLDPNTANTYLLLSEGNRTATNMKQQQSYSDHPDRFTGWRQVLSRESLTGRCYWEVEWRGRGGVGVAVAYKNISRAGSSDECGLGFNDKSWRLFCSTDGYNFWYNNVQTLISGPQSSRVGVYLDHKAGILSFYSVSDTMTLIHRVQTTFTQPLYAGLWFHSSYGVSAEFCKLK; encoded by the coding sequence atggcgcaGAAAGGAGTTCAGCTGGACggagagactttctcttgtccgatctgtttggatctactgaaggatccggtgactactccctgtggacacagctactgcaagaactgtattaaagaccactgggacacggaagatgagaagaggatctacagctgccctcagtgcaggaagagcttcataccgaggcctgagctgctgaaaaacaccatgttagcagctttagtggaggagctgaagaagactggactccaagctgctcctgctgatcactgctatgctggacctgaagatgtggcctgtgatttctgcactgggaggaaactgagagcagttaagtcctgtctgcagtgtgtggcctcttactgtgagaaacacctgcagcctcattatgaatcacctacatttaagaaacacaagctggtggagccgtccaagaagctccaggagaacatctgctctcgtcatgatgaggtgatgaagatgttctgccgtactgatcagcagtgtatctgttatctctgctctgtggaggaaCATAAAGGCCACAACACAGTGTcaactgcagcagagaggactgagaggcagagagagctggaggggagtcgacacaacatccagcagagaatccaggacagagaggaagatgtgaagctgcttcaacaggaggtggaggccatcaatggctctgctgataaagcagtggagcacagtgagaagatcttcacccagctgatccgtctcatggaggaaagacgctctgatgtgaagcagcaggtcagatcccagcaggaaactgaagtgagtcgagtcaaagagcttcaggagaagctggagcaggagatcactgagctgaagagaaaagacgctgagctgaagaagctctcacacacagaggatcacaaccagtttctacacaactacccctcactgtcagcactcagtgagtctacacactcatccagcatcaagatccgtcctctcaagtactttgaggatgtgacagcagctgtgtcagaggtcagagacaaactacaggacgtcctgagagagacatggacaaacatctcactgacagtgactgaagtggatgttttactgtcacaaccagagcccgagaccagagctgacttcttaagatattcatgtgaaatcacactggatccaaacacagcaaacacatatctgttattatctgagggtaACAGAACGGCAACAaacatgaaacaacaacagtcttattctgatcacccagacagattcactgggTGGcgtcaggtcctgagtagagagagtctgactggacgttgttactgggaggtggagtggagaggaagaggaggagttggtgtagcagtcgcatacaagaatatcagcagagcagggagctcAGATGAATGTGGGTTAGGATTCAATGACAAATCCTGGAGGTTATTTTGTTCCACAGATGGCTATAACTTTTGGTACAACAATGTCCAGACTCTCATCTCAGGTCctcagtcctccagagttggagtgtacctggatcacaaagcaggtattctgtccttctacagcgtctctgacaccatgactctcatccacagagtccagaccacattcactcagcctctctatgctggactttGGTTTCACTCGTCTTATGgagtctctgctgagttttgtaaactcaaatag
- the LOC115592214 gene encoding tripartite motif-containing protein 16-like isoform X2, with protein sequence MAQKGVQLDGETFSCPICLDLLKDPVTTPCGHSYCKNCIKDHWDTEDEKRIYSCPQCRKSFIPRPELLKNTMLAALVEELKKTGLQAAPADHCYAGPEDVACDFCTGRKLRAVKSCLQCVASYCEKHLQPHYESPTFKKHKLVEPSKKLQENICSRHDEVMKMFCRTDQQCICYLCSVEEHKGHNTVSTAAERTERQRELEGSRHNIQQRIQDREEDVKLLQQEVEAINGSADKAVEHSEKIFTQLIRLMEERRSDVKQQVRSQQETEVSRVKELQEKLEQEITELKRKDAELKKLSHTEDHNQFLHNYPSLSALSESTHSSSIKIRPLKYFEDVTAAVSEVRDKLQDVLRETWTNISLTVTEVDVLLSQPEPETRADFLRYSCEITLDPNTANTYLLLSEGNRTATNMKQQQSYSDHPDRFTGWRQVLSRESLTGRCYWEVEWRGRGGVGVAVAYKNISRAGSSDECGLGFNDKSWRLFCSTDGYNFWYNNVQTLISGPQSSRVGVYLDHKAGILSFYSVSDTMTLIHRVQTTFTQPLYPSFSL encoded by the exons atggcgcaGAAAGGAGTTCAGCTGGACggagagactttctcttgtccgatctgtttggatctactgaaggatccggtgactactccctgtggacacagctactgcaagaactgtattaaagaccactgggacacggaagatgagaagaggatctacagctgccctcagtgcaggaagagcttcataccgaggcctgagctgctgaaaaacaccatgttagcagctttagtggaggagctgaagaagactggactccaagctgctcctgctgatcactgctatgctggacctgaagatgtggcctgtgatttctgcactgggaggaaactgagagcagttaagtcctgtctgcagtgtgtggcctcttactgtgagaaacacctgcagcctcattatgaatcacctacatttaagaaacacaagctggtggagccgtccaagaagctccaggagaacatctgctctcgtcatgatgaggtgatgaagatgttctgccgtactgatcagcagtgtatctgttatctctgctctgtggaggaaCATAAAGGCCACAACACAGTGTcaactgcagcagagaggactgagaggcagagagagctggaggggagtcgacacaacatccagcagagaatccaggacagagaggaagatgtgaagctgcttcaacaggaggtggaggccatcaatggctctgctgataaagcagtggagcacagtgagaagatcttcacccagctgatccgtctcatggaggaaagacgctctgatgtgaagcagcaggtcagatcccagcaggaaactgaagtgagtcgagtcaaagagcttcaggagaagctggagcaggagatcactgagctgaagagaaaagacgctgagctgaagaagctctcacacacagaggatcacaaccagtttctacacaactacccctcactgtcagcactcagtgagtctacacactcatccagcatcaagatccgtcctctcaagtactttgaggatgtgacagcagctgtgtcagaggtcagagacaaactacaggacgtcctgagagagacatggacaaacatctcactgacagtgactgaagtggatgttttactgtcacaaccagagcccgagaccagagctgacttcttaagatattcatgtgaaatcacactggatccaaacacagcaaacacatatctgttattatctgagggtaACAGAACGGCAACAaacatgaaacaacaacagtcttattctgatcacccagacagattcactgggTGGcgtcaggtcctgagtagagagagtctgactggacgttgttactgggaggtggagtggagaggaagaggaggagttggtgtagcagtcgcatacaagaatatcagcagagcagggagctcAGATGAATGTGGGTTAGGATTCAATGACAAATCCTGGAGGTTATTTTGTTCCACAGATGGCTATAACTTTTGGTACAACAATGTCCAGACTCTCATCTCAGGTCctcagtcctccagagttggagtgtacctggatcacaaagcaggtattctgtccttctacagcgtctctgacaccatgactctcatccacagagtccagaccacattcactcagcctctctat CCATCGTTCAGCCTGTGa